The Kosakonia sacchari SP1 genome includes a window with the following:
- a CDS encoding MFS transporter encodes MTLFLDKPGDEGLPGRERLLAMIAVMTSTTMAVFDGSMVNIALPQIARALDVTAAEAVWVANGYLLSAAMTLAIFAALAAHIGFRRLFAAGLSLFTLASLGCALSQSLETLVAMRILQGIGGAATLSIAPAILRSVFPNRLLGRILGMNALLIASSTAIAPVLGGTLLATLSWQWLFAINLPLGILALRFTLRVIPAATSALRGAFDTPGALLSALMLGSVVMASSARSGLTALSYGLVGGAAGALFVLRQRQALQPLMPLTLFASPRFSLAALTSLASFVSQGMTFVALPFLFQSVYGYSALTSALLFTAWPVGIMLVAPHAGRFADRYAPSLIATVGLCLFAVGLMLLARLPHDPPVWDISLRSLICGIGFGCFQSPNNKEMMANASREHSGYASGVLAIMRTFGQCLGAALLGGILALYAPSGNVEQEAFAVRLGLGLAAGATLLAILFSLSRIRQISAPPL; translated from the coding sequence ATGACACTATTTTTGGATAAACCCGGCGATGAAGGATTGCCTGGGCGCGAGCGGTTGCTGGCCATGATTGCGGTGATGACCAGTACCACAATGGCGGTGTTTGATGGCTCGATGGTGAATATCGCCTTGCCACAAATTGCGCGGGCATTAGATGTCACCGCCGCAGAAGCTGTTTGGGTGGCGAATGGCTATCTGCTCTCCGCCGCTATGACACTGGCGATCTTCGCCGCATTAGCTGCGCATATTGGCTTTCGCCGATTATTCGCTGCCGGGTTGAGCCTCTTCACGCTGGCGTCGCTGGGCTGCGCGCTGTCGCAATCGCTGGAAACACTGGTCGCAATGCGTATTCTGCAAGGGATTGGCGGGGCGGCAACACTCAGCATTGCACCGGCGATTTTACGCTCGGTCTTTCCCAATCGGTTGCTGGGGCGAATCCTCGGAATGAACGCGCTGCTAATCGCTTCGAGTACCGCTATCGCGCCGGTGCTGGGCGGCACCCTGCTGGCAACGTTAAGCTGGCAATGGCTTTTCGCCATTAACCTCCCGCTTGGCATCCTTGCCCTGCGCTTCACATTACGGGTGATACCGGCTGCAACATCTGCGCTGCGCGGGGCATTTGATACGCCAGGTGCGCTGCTTTCGGCTCTTATGCTGGGCTCGGTAGTAATGGCATCGAGCGCCAGATCAGGGCTAACTGCCTTGAGTTACGGGCTTGTTGGGGGGGCTGCAGGGGCATTGTTTGTTTTGCGTCAGCGCCAGGCATTGCAGCCGCTGATGCCGCTGACGCTTTTTGCCTCGCCGCGTTTTTCGCTGGCGGCACTGACATCGCTGGCCTCTTTTGTCAGCCAGGGGATGACGTTTGTCGCCCTGCCGTTCTTGTTTCAGAGCGTATATGGTTACAGCGCATTGACCTCGGCGCTGCTATTCACCGCCTGGCCTGTGGGTATCATGCTGGTTGCGCCCCATGCCGGGCGGTTTGCTGACCGCTATGCACCTTCCTTAATTGCCACCGTCGGTCTGTGTCTTTTTGCGGTGGGATTAATGTTGCTGGCGCGATTACCGCATGATCCGCCGGTGTGGGACATCAGCCTGCGCAGCCTGATCTGCGGTATTGGCTTCGGTTGTTTCCAGAGCCCGAACAATAAAGAGATGATGGCGAACGCCTCAAGGGAGCATAGCGGTTATGCGTCCGGCGTACTGGCGATTATGCGCACGTTCGGCCAGTGTCTTGGCGCGGCGCTGCTTGGCGGGATACTTGCGCTCTATGCACCTTCCGGCAATGTGGAACAGGAGGCTTTTGCTGTCCGGCTTGGCTTAGGGCTGGCCGCTGGCGCGACGCTTCTTGCGATCCTCTTTAGCCTGAGCCGCATCCGGCAGATATCTGCACCGCCGCTTTAG
- a CDS encoding diaminobutyrate--2-oxoglutarate transaminase, with amino-acid sequence MMTDKVRIDSLSANSFPQSNETFLARQAEFESNVRSYPRKLPLAIAKAQGVWITDVENNQYLDCLAGAGTLALGHNHPDVIQSIQSVITSGLPLHTLDLTTPLKDEFSEYLLSLLPGQGKEYCLQFTGPSGADAVEAALKLAKKVTGRSGIISFSGGYHGMTHGALSVTGNLSPKEAVNGMMPEVQFMPYPHQYRCPLGIGGEAGVKALTYYFENLINDVESGVRKPAAVILEAVQGEGGVNPAPIEWLQRIRKVTQEHGIMLILDEVQAGFARTGKLFAFEHAGIEPDIIVMSKAVGGGLPLAVLGIKKQFDAWAPGHHTGTFRGNQLAMATGLTTLKILKEDRIADKVAEQGEWLKGKLAEMQKRFPVIGHIRGLGLMIGIEIVKPYEAQDHMGCYPADGELSALLQKKCFESGLILERGGRGGCVLRLLPSLLISNAELEIFLDKFENALLSAGVKPV; translated from the coding sequence ATGATGACGGATAAAGTCCGTATTGATTCTTTGAGTGCTAATTCATTCCCGCAAAGCAATGAGACCTTTTTAGCAAGACAGGCCGAATTTGAATCCAATGTCAGAAGCTATCCGCGCAAATTGCCGTTAGCGATTGCCAAAGCGCAGGGCGTCTGGATCACCGATGTTGAGAATAATCAATACCTTGACTGCCTTGCAGGCGCCGGTACTCTGGCGCTGGGCCATAATCATCCTGATGTGATTCAAAGCATCCAAAGTGTCATTACCAGTGGCTTACCGTTACATACGCTCGACCTGACCACGCCGTTAAAAGATGAGTTTTCAGAATATCTGCTCTCTTTGCTGCCGGGTCAGGGCAAAGAATATTGCCTGCAATTCACCGGGCCTTCCGGCGCGGATGCCGTGGAAGCGGCGCTGAAGCTGGCGAAAAAAGTGACCGGTCGTTCCGGGATTATCAGCTTCTCTGGCGGTTATCACGGTATGACGCACGGCGCGCTTTCCGTGACGGGCAACCTGTCGCCGAAAGAAGCGGTAAACGGCATGATGCCGGAAGTGCAGTTTATGCCTTACCCGCACCAGTATCGTTGCCCGCTGGGCATCGGTGGCGAAGCCGGTGTCAAAGCGCTGACTTACTACTTCGAAAACCTGATCAACGACGTTGAAAGCGGCGTACGTAAACCGGCTGCCGTGATTCTGGAAGCGGTGCAGGGCGAAGGCGGCGTGAACCCGGCGCCAATCGAGTGGCTGCAGCGCATCCGTAAAGTGACCCAGGAACACGGCATTATGCTGATCCTGGACGAAGTGCAGGCTGGTTTCGCCCGTACTGGCAAACTGTTCGCCTTCGAACATGCCGGTATCGAGCCGGATATCATTGTGATGTCCAAAGCGGTCGGTGGCGGTTTGCCGCTGGCGGTACTGGGCATCAAAAAACAGTTCGACGCCTGGGCGCCGGGCCACCATACCGGTACCTTCCGTGGTAACCAACTGGCGATGGCAACAGGCCTCACTACGCTGAAGATCCTCAAAGAAGATCGCATCGCCGATAAAGTGGCAGAGCAGGGTGAATGGCTGAAAGGCAAGCTGGCTGAAATGCAAAAACGTTTCCCGGTTATCGGCCATATTCGCGGCCTGGGCCTGATGATCGGTATTGAGATCGTTAAGCCGTACGAAGCTCAGGATCACATGGGTTGCTACCCGGCAGACGGCGAGCTTTCTGCACTGTTGCAGAAAAAATGCTTCGAATCGGGTCTGATCCTGGAGCGCGGCGGCCGTGGGGGTTGCGTACTGCGTCTGCTGCCTTCGCTGCTTATCAGCAATGCAGAGCTGGAAATTTTCCTCGATAAATTTGAAAACGCGCTGCTGAGTGCTGGCGTGAAGCCTGTTTAA
- a CDS encoding LysR family transcriptional regulator: protein MNEPDLNLLVALDVLIAERSVAAAARRLGLSASAMSRTLSRLRETTGDPLLVRAGRNMVLTPYAETLRARTQNAVFEARALLRPAQPELNIASLEQIFTLRANDGFVEAFGPMLIAEMAAVAPGVMLRFTPKPEKGSSALREGRVDLEIGVLSEMGPEIRVQALFRDRFVGVVRDTHPLAQRNEVTINEYVAWGHVVASRRGLTSGPVDEGLAEQGVRRKIAAVVPGFPAALAVARASDLIALIPASFLLNPAARQGVAMFELPVKTRAITVSQLWHPRSEVDPAHRWLRQFMLGVCRRLIPDEKGK from the coding sequence ATGAATGAACCCGATCTGAATTTGTTAGTTGCACTGGATGTGCTGATTGCCGAGCGCAGTGTGGCGGCAGCAGCGCGGCGGCTTGGTTTGAGTGCCTCGGCGATGAGCCGAACACTTAGCCGTCTGCGGGAAACCACTGGCGACCCGTTATTAGTGCGCGCCGGGCGCAATATGGTGCTGACGCCTTATGCAGAAACGCTTCGGGCGCGTACGCAGAACGCTGTTTTCGAGGCGCGGGCGTTGCTGCGACCCGCGCAGCCCGAGCTCAATATTGCCTCGCTGGAGCAGATATTTACCCTGCGTGCCAACGATGGTTTTGTTGAAGCATTCGGCCCAATGCTGATTGCAGAAATGGCGGCTGTTGCGCCAGGCGTAATGTTGCGGTTTACGCCAAAGCCGGAGAAAGGCTCCAGTGCTTTGCGGGAAGGACGGGTCGATCTGGAAATTGGCGTACTGAGCGAAATGGGGCCAGAAATTCGCGTACAGGCACTGTTCCGGGATCGCTTTGTGGGCGTCGTCAGAGATACGCATCCGCTGGCGCAACGTAATGAGGTGACGATCAACGAGTATGTCGCCTGGGGCCATGTCGTGGCATCACGTCGTGGGTTAACAAGCGGCCCGGTTGATGAAGGGCTGGCAGAGCAGGGCGTGCGCAGGAAAATCGCCGCCGTGGTACCGGGTTTCCCTGCGGCGTTAGCCGTGGCGCGTGCGTCCGATCTTATCGCACTTATCCCGGCCTCATTTCTTCTCAACCCTGCGGCCAGGCAGGGAGTGGCAATGTTTGAGCTGCCGGTAAAAACGCGTGCCATTACCGTATCTCAATTGTGGCATCCGCGTTCAGAAGTCGATCCCGCGCATCGCTGGTTGCGCCAGTTTATGCTGGGAGTGTGTCGGCGTTTAATACCGGATGAGAAGGGGAAGTAA
- a CDS encoding pyridoxal phosphate-dependent decarboxylase family protein — MSDLNPILSGSAQSIAAYQEAIEQSTQAVVQWLKQPEMYQGKTVAELRERINLEFTSQGLGNQAAIERAVEYFLKDSLSVHHPQCVAHLHCPSLVISQAAEVLINATNQSMDSWDQSPSATIIEMKLIEWLRAQVGYPAGDAGVFTSGGTQSNLMGLMLARDAFFARQGHSVQQHGLTGNLSKIKVLCSENAHFSVQKNMALMGLGYQSVTLVKTDAFSRMDLNDLTQKLGEAKANGEQVMAIVATAGTTDAGAIDPLAEIAALAAEQQIWVHVDAAWGGALLLSEKYRHFLNGLELADSVTLDFHKQFFQTISCGAFLLKDAHHYQLMRYQAAYLNSDFDEEQGVPNLVSKSLQTTRRFDALKLWMGLEALGKKQYAEIIDNGVTLAQQVAQFVGEQPQLELVMQPQLASVLFRFRPEKGDTASVALLNQRIGDALLASGSANVGVTEADGVTCLKLTLLNPTVCLEDVKVLLASVVACGQQLQNA, encoded by the coding sequence ATGTCTGATTTAAATCCGATTCTTTCGGGTTCCGCGCAGAGTATTGCTGCCTATCAGGAAGCGATTGAGCAGAGCACGCAAGCGGTTGTGCAGTGGCTCAAGCAACCTGAAATGTATCAGGGCAAAACCGTCGCGGAATTACGTGAGCGCATCAATTTAGAGTTCACCTCTCAGGGCCTGGGTAACCAGGCCGCTATTGAGCGCGCTGTTGAGTATTTCCTTAAAGACAGCTTGTCCGTGCATCACCCGCAGTGCGTGGCGCATCTGCACTGCCCGAGCCTGGTGATTAGCCAGGCGGCGGAAGTGCTGATTAACGCCACGAACCAGAGCATGGATTCGTGGGATCAGAGCCCGTCGGCGACCATCATCGAGATGAAACTCATCGAATGGCTGCGCGCACAGGTGGGTTATCCGGCCGGTGACGCAGGTGTGTTTACCAGCGGCGGCACGCAGAGCAATCTGATGGGCTTGATGCTGGCGCGCGATGCCTTTTTTGCACGCCAGGGCCACTCCGTTCAGCAGCACGGCTTAACCGGTAATCTCAGCAAAATTAAAGTGTTATGTTCTGAAAATGCACACTTTTCGGTGCAGAAGAACATGGCGCTGATGGGGCTGGGTTACCAGTCCGTGACGCTGGTGAAAACGGATGCGTTCTCGCGCATGGATCTGAACGATCTGACGCAGAAACTTGGCGAAGCGAAAGCCAACGGTGAGCAGGTAATGGCGATTGTTGCTACCGCCGGCACCACCGATGCGGGCGCGATTGATCCGTTAGCGGAAATCGCCGCGCTGGCCGCTGAACAGCAGATTTGGGTTCACGTTGATGCGGCCTGGGGCGGCGCGTTGCTGCTCTCTGAGAAGTATCGCCATTTCCTCAATGGGCTTGAGCTGGCTGATTCCGTGACCCTGGATTTCCATAAGCAATTCTTCCAGACCATCAGCTGTGGCGCGTTCCTGCTGAAAGATGCGCACCATTATCAGTTGATGCGTTACCAGGCGGCTTACCTGAACTCTGACTTTGACGAAGAGCAGGGCGTACCAAACCTGGTGTCGAAATCCTTGCAGACAACGCGCCGTTTCGATGCGCTGAAGTTGTGGATGGGTCTTGAAGCGCTGGGTAAAAAGCAGTACGCCGAAATTATTGACAACGGCGTCACGCTGGCGCAACAGGTGGCGCAATTTGTTGGCGAGCAGCCGCAGCTGGAACTGGTGATGCAGCCGCAACTGGCCAGCGTATTGTTCCGTTTCCGCCCGGAAAAGGGTGATACGGCAAGTGTTGCGTTGCTGAACCAGCGTATCGGTGATGCGCTGTTGGCCTCCGGGAGCGCGAACGTTGGTGTAACGGAAGCGGACGGGGTGACCTGCCTGAAACTGACGTTGCTGAACCCGACCGTTTGCCTGGAGGACGTCAAAGTTCTGCTGGCAAGTGTGGTTGCCTGTGGTCAGCAGTTACAGAACGCCTGA
- a CDS encoding class I SAM-dependent DNA methyltransferase, with amino-acid sequence MSNSAAQHILSIYQRHAQTFAEQRSQSLFEQRWLEKFTSLLPDAGSIVDVGCGNGQPIAGWFIHQGFQLTGVDGASAMLERARQQFPAQRWIQQDMRKLSLGETFDGLLAWDSFFHLTHEDQRSMFDRFAEHSHVGSALMFTSGTDHGIAMGQFAGEPLFHASLAPDEYRALLANHGFGVIDMIQEDPHCAGHTVWLAQRAR; translated from the coding sequence ATGAGCAACAGTGCCGCACAACATATTCTTTCGATCTATCAACGCCACGCTCAAACCTTTGCTGAGCAGCGCTCGCAGTCGTTGTTTGAACAACGCTGGCTGGAAAAATTCACCAGCCTGCTTCCTGATGCTGGCAGCATTGTCGATGTCGGGTGCGGTAACGGGCAGCCGATTGCGGGCTGGTTTATCCACCAGGGCTTTCAACTCACCGGCGTTGATGGCGCAAGCGCAATGCTGGAGCGTGCGCGTCAGCAGTTTCCCGCTCAACGCTGGATCCAGCAGGATATGCGCAAGCTGTCGCTCGGCGAAACCTTCGATGGGCTTCTGGCCTGGGACAGCTTTTTTCATCTGACCCATGAAGATCAACGCAGCATGTTCGATCGCTTTGCCGAACACAGCCATGTGGGCAGCGCGTTAATGTTCACCAGCGGAACCGACCACGGGATCGCAATGGGGCAGTTTGCCGGCGAACCGTTGTTTCATGCCAGCCTCGCTCCCGACGAGTATCGTGCGTTATTAGCAAATCACGGTTTCGGGGTTATCGACATGATTCAGGAAGATCCGCACTGCGCCGGGCATACTGTCTGGCTGGCACAGCGCGCTCGCTAA
- the lysC gene encoding lysine-sensitive aspartokinase 3: MTRIYPHTIVAKFGGTSVADFDAMSRSATIVLADKDVRLVVLSASAGVTNLLVELSGGLESSVRQDKIDTLRTLQYNIISRLKQPEAIGQEIDRLLDNISHLAAMAVDSRSDALCDELVSHGELMSSLLFVEVLRERDVETQWFDARKVIRTNDTFGCAVPVISEIAERVEKHLRPRITQSLVITQGFIGSDAAGQTTTLGRGGSDYTASLLAEALQAARVDIWTDVAGIYTTDPRIVPQAKRIDTLSFSEASEMATFGAKVLHPATLLPAMRKNIPVFVGSSTQPRAGGTLVCRDTHEPPRYRALAIRRQQTLLKLSSVNAQPAHRFLAEMFNILSRHDVAMDLVTTSEASIALILNSTGSTSGEADTLTTALLTELSSHCHVEIETGLALVSLIGNTLSQAPAVCKEVFAELENHSVRMICHGASSHNLCFLLPAECADSAVKTLHRNLLE; the protein is encoded by the coding sequence ATGACTCGCATTTATCCACACACCATCGTTGCCAAATTTGGCGGAACCAGTGTCGCCGATTTTGACGCGATGAGCCGCAGCGCCACCATTGTCCTTGCTGATAAAGATGTTCGTCTGGTTGTTTTGTCTGCCTCCGCAGGCGTCACCAACCTGTTAGTTGAACTCTCTGGCGGGCTGGAAAGCAGCGTTCGACAAGATAAGATCGACACCCTGCGCACCCTGCAATACAACATTATTTCACGCCTGAAACAGCCAGAAGCCATCGGCCAGGAGATCGACCGCCTGCTCGACAATATCAGCCACCTTGCGGCCATGGCCGTTGATTCCCGGTCAGACGCGCTGTGCGATGAACTGGTGAGCCACGGGGAGCTGATGTCCTCCCTGCTGTTTGTGGAGGTTCTGCGCGAACGCGACGTGGAAACGCAGTGGTTTGACGCACGCAAAGTGATCCGCACGAACGACACGTTCGGCTGCGCGGTACCCGTTATAAGCGAGATTGCAGAACGGGTGGAAAAGCATTTACGCCCGCGCATTACGCAGTCGCTGGTGATCACGCAAGGCTTTATTGGCAGCGACGCGGCGGGGCAAACCACCACGCTGGGCCGAGGCGGCAGTGATTACACCGCTTCATTGCTGGCGGAAGCGTTGCAGGCAGCGCGAGTGGATATCTGGACCGATGTCGCCGGGATTTATACTACCGATCCCCGAATCGTCCCCCAGGCGAAACGCATTGATACGCTCTCATTCTCTGAAGCCAGTGAAATGGCGACCTTTGGCGCGAAAGTTTTGCATCCGGCCACCCTGCTACCGGCGATGCGTAAAAATATTCCGGTCTTTGTCGGTTCAAGCACTCAGCCGCGCGCAGGCGGAACGCTGGTGTGCCGCGACACGCACGAACCGCCGCGTTACCGTGCGCTGGCCATTCGTCGCCAGCAAACGCTGTTGAAATTATCCAGCGTCAATGCGCAACCCGCTCACCGCTTTTTAGCCGAGATGTTCAACATTTTGTCGCGTCATGATGTAGCGATGGACCTGGTGACCACCTCGGAAGCCAGCATTGCACTTATCCTCAACTCCACCGGCTCGACGTCAGGTGAAGCGGACACGCTGACTACCGCGCTACTTACCGAACTGTCGTCGCACTGCCATGTCGAAATCGAAACCGGGCTGGCGCTAGTTTCGCTTATTGGTAATACGCTCTCGCAGGCACCGGCGGTGTGCAAAGAGGTGTTCGCCGAACTGGAAAACCATTCCGTGCGGATGATTTGCCACGGTGCCTCCAGCCATAATCTTTGCTTCCTGCTCCCTGCTGAATGCGCTGACAGCGCAGTCAAGACGTTACACCGTAACCTGTTAGAATAA
- a CDS encoding VF530 family protein, with product MAAHISKDPLHGVTLEMQVNALVSRYGWQELGKRININCFKNDPSVKSSLKFLRRTPWARAEVEALYLESLEECAPAKSDEPAFNPWTSGRTPKS from the coding sequence ATGGCCGCTCATATTTCAAAAGATCCTTTGCATGGCGTGACGCTTGAAATGCAGGTTAACGCGCTGGTCTCCCGCTACGGTTGGCAAGAACTCGGCAAACGCATCAATATCAATTGCTTTAAAAACGATCCAAGCGTTAAATCCAGTTTGAAATTTTTGCGACGCACGCCCTGGGCGCGCGCGGAAGTTGAGGCGCTGTATCTCGAATCACTGGAAGAGTGCGCCCCGGCCAAATCAGACGAACCTGCGTTTAACCCGTGGACAAGTGGTCGAACGCCTAAGAGCTAA
- a CDS encoding NUDIX domain-containing protein — translation MSAIKTLATTEVYRNKWMRLREDKILRADGNEGIYSVVEKADFVVIIAREGDSLYVVEQFRYPLGKHTVELPQGAWECAPQADPLRVAAGELREETGLVAGKIRHVGYQKLAQGYSSQGYHIFLAEALEHQQQELDPEEFGLTTRKITLKEFESLICEGEISDATSVTAYLLAKLKGMLE, via the coding sequence ATGTCGGCGATTAAAACGCTTGCCACAACCGAAGTGTACCGCAACAAATGGATGCGTCTGCGCGAAGACAAAATCCTGCGGGCAGATGGTAACGAAGGTATTTACTCCGTTGTTGAGAAAGCCGATTTTGTCGTGATTATCGCCCGCGAAGGTGACAGCCTGTATGTGGTTGAGCAGTTCCGCTATCCACTGGGCAAGCACACCGTTGAGCTGCCGCAAGGCGCATGGGAATGCGCGCCGCAGGCGGATCCTCTGCGTGTGGCAGCCGGTGAACTGCGCGAGGAAACCGGGCTGGTGGCGGGAAAGATACGCCATGTTGGGTATCAGAAACTGGCACAGGGCTACTCCAGCCAGGGTTACCATATTTTCCTCGCTGAAGCGTTGGAACATCAGCAGCAGGAACTGGATCCTGAAGAGTTTGGTCTGACGACGCGCAAAATTACCCTGAAAGAATTTGAGTCGTTGATTTGTGAAGGAGAGATCAGCGATGCCACGTCAGTCACCGCGTATTTACTGGCAAAGCTCAAAGGCATGCTGGAATAG
- a CDS encoding nuclear transport factor 2 family protein, translating into MMNKEDELLAMLVRYEQQLHDPEIRCQPEVVERLLHHDFFEIGRSGRRYSREQVIAALANEAAEPIASDDFALSMHNNGYALLTYRSFILNGQGQNTKQTLRTSLWVACKTTPSRWQMHFHQGTPMAE; encoded by the coding sequence ATGATGAACAAAGAAGATGAGTTACTGGCGATGCTAGTGAGATATGAACAGCAGCTTCATGACCCTGAAATTCGGTGCCAGCCCGAAGTTGTTGAGAGACTTTTACATCATGATTTTTTTGAGATTGGTCGATCAGGCAGACGATACAGCAGAGAACAAGTGATCGCTGCGCTGGCAAATGAGGCCGCTGAACCGATCGCGTCAGATGATTTTGCATTGTCGATGCACAACAATGGTTATGCGTTGTTGACGTATCGAAGTTTTATCCTTAACGGACAAGGACAGAATACGAAGCAAACATTGCGGACATCGTTGTGGGTGGCGTGTAAAACAACACCAAGCCGATGGCAGATGCATTTTCATCAGGGAACGCCCATGGCGGAATGA
- a CDS encoding glycoside hydrolase family 10 protein produces MSLKTSGVLIATALLLASCASKAPKSLVTPLPPVAKHPLATTPAKNTQPVRGIWLATVSRLDWPPVNSVNMSASLRVSQQQEALRNKLDKLKSLGINTVFFQVKPDGTALWPSKILPWSDMLTGTIGQDPGYDPLQFILDEAHKRGMKVHAWFNPYRVSVNTKPSTTAELNRTLSLHPASIFVLHRDWIRTAGDRFVLDPGIPEVRDWITSIVAEVVARYPVDGVQFDDYFYSETPGSALNDSQTYRQYGQAFSSKADWRRNNTQQLIEQVSRTIRQLNPNVEFGVSPAGVWRNRSFDAAGSDTRGAAAYDESFADTRRWVQQGLLDYIAPQIYWPFARDAARYDVLVKWWADVVKPTKTRLYIGVALYKVGEYSKNEPDWTVNGGVPELKKQLDLNESLPQINGTILFRESYLEQPQTQQAVNYLKSRWGG; encoded by the coding sequence ATGTCATTAAAAACGTCAGGCGTGCTTATTGCCACTGCGCTTTTACTCGCCAGTTGCGCCTCTAAAGCGCCGAAATCTCTCGTCACGCCGTTGCCGCCGGTGGCGAAACACCCACTCGCAACGACGCCTGCAAAAAATACACAACCCGTGCGCGGTATCTGGCTGGCAACCGTGTCGCGTCTCGACTGGCCACCAGTAAATTCGGTGAACATGAGTGCCTCGTTACGCGTTAGCCAGCAGCAAGAGGCGCTGAGAAACAAGCTGGATAAGCTAAAAAGCCTCGGCATCAATACCGTCTTTTTCCAGGTCAAACCCGACGGCACCGCGCTATGGCCGTCAAAGATTTTACCCTGGTCAGATATGCTGACCGGCACCATTGGGCAGGATCCGGGTTACGATCCGCTGCAGTTTATTCTCGATGAAGCCCACAAGCGCGGCATGAAAGTGCACGCGTGGTTTAACCCCTACCGCGTTTCAGTTAATACCAAACCGTCGACCACAGCGGAGCTTAACCGCACCTTATCCCTGCATCCGGCCAGCATTTTTGTGCTGCATCGTGACTGGATCCGCACGGCGGGTGACCGTTTTGTGCTCGATCCCGGTATTCCGGAAGTGCGCGACTGGATAACCAGCATCGTTGCAGAGGTGGTGGCTCGCTATCCGGTCGATGGCGTGCAGTTTGACGACTACTTCTACTCTGAAACGCCTGGTTCTGCGCTGAATGACAGCCAGACTTACCGGCAATATGGCCAGGCGTTCAGTTCAAAAGCGGACTGGCGGCGCAACAATACGCAGCAGTTGATTGAGCAGGTTTCACGCACCATTCGCCAACTCAATCCCAATGTCGAATTCGGCGTGAGCCCGGCGGGAGTCTGGCGTAACCGCTCATTTGATGCCGCCGGTTCGGACACGCGTGGCGCGGCAGCGTATGACGAGTCGTTTGCCGACACGCGCCGCTGGGTACAACAAGGGTTACTGGATTACATTGCCCCGCAAATCTACTGGCCATTCGCGCGCGATGCGGCGCGTTACGATGTGCTGGTAAAATGGTGGGCGGATGTCGTGAAACCGACAAAAACACGTCTCTACATCGGCGTAGCGCTGTATAAGGTGGGGGAATATTCGAAGAATGAGCCCGACTGGACCGTCAACGGTGGTGTGCCCGAACTGAAAAAACAGCTCGATTTAAACGAATCGCTGCCGCAAATTAACGGCACGATTTTGTTCCGCGAAAGTTATCTGGAACAGCCGCAAACTCAGCAAGCGGTGAATTATTTGAAGAGCCGCTGGGGTGGTTAA
- a CDS encoding GNAT family N-acetyltransferase: MTIRRARPDEAEVIWQIRNQAIRHGCKGVYEDKVIAAWTPDKMPDSQRTMITNNPFYVATTANDQPVATGFLDVTHASVEAIFTLPEWEGKGLATQIIEAIKQEATKRGLVRLTLASTPNACTFYQKLGFVILRESLYPSALARADLRCIEMEYNFAVDK, encoded by the coding sequence ATGACGATCAGACGGGCACGCCCTGACGAAGCTGAAGTGATTTGGCAGATTCGTAATCAGGCTATTCGCCACGGTTGCAAAGGCGTTTATGAGGACAAGGTTATCGCCGCCTGGACACCGGATAAAATGCCGGATAGCCAGCGTACGATGATTACCAACAACCCGTTTTATGTTGCAACCACGGCAAATGATCAGCCGGTTGCCACGGGTTTTCTCGATGTAACTCATGCCAGCGTGGAGGCCATTTTCACGTTGCCGGAGTGGGAAGGAAAGGGACTGGCGACGCAGATAATAGAGGCGATTAAGCAGGAAGCCACAAAGCGAGGTTTGGTACGCCTCACGTTGGCATCAACACCTAATGCCTGTACGTTTTACCAAAAGCTGGGGTTTGTCATATTACGGGAAAGTCTTTACCCCTCTGCGCTGGCGCGCGCGGATTTGCGCTGTATTGAAATGGAATATAATTTCGCCGTTGATAAATAA